The proteins below come from a single Chryseobacterium bernardetii genomic window:
- a CDS encoding alpha-amylase family glycosyl hydrolase — MKKFYTVVLLFITRVIFGQINYTISPNPFNETDAITLTVPGDQIDEAAWGITNNSVYIWSWSFDTNYQNSQDCPTNGSWNNSNDLNKLNYNAATDTYSLTFTPTAFFGRTGIGRFGFLLKDKTGAHKTSPDIFVNVGILNVSLTNPAANSLTTVPVGNSINITATTNVNATFQLKANGTVVNSTSTPSQSYSYNYTVSQDANMELIATEGSNSKNLAFILQIPRNVVSEPVPNWIKQGINYDPTDPTKIGLALYAPHKNFVHVIGSFNNWTVNDTYLMKKDTTNPDLYWIELNGLTPQQLYTFQYRTNDLRKVADPYSPQILSSYDDQWISSSTYPNLPAFPAGQGFEVSTFKTGQTPYNWQVTNFQRPAKEDLVVYELLLRDFTQEKNWQSLINKISYLKNLKINAIELLPIMEFDGNLSWGYNTSFHYALDKAYGTPEKFKEFVDLCHQNGIAVILDVAFNHATGRSPLVRLWNIDPDGDGYGDVAPDNPYFNQVPKHSYNVFNDFNHSSLSTQYYVERCLQQWLKEYRIDGFRWDLTKGFTQNCSENDENCTNAYQQDRVDILKQYADKQWALDPDSYMIFEHLGTDAEEQQWANYRVAEGKGVMLWNKQTEPYNQNTMGYKENSNYDRMNHSLHGFTGMRAVGYGESHDEERLMFKNLAYGAVNGSYSVKNLNTALERMKTFGATFFTIPGPKMIWQFGELGYDFSINRCADGSINNGCRTDEKPVAFTLGYDIDASRKAVYDTWAKIIDIRNTNPVFKSKTYTIESNNLANDPDGLVTRIYVYDSTINGMKNVVVLANYSTSAQNVVPYFPYTGQWKNLMDDTVTNISSTIAPITLQPGEFRIFGNFAGALSVSDVNAGNKLSLQISDNPIKNGAVKLIFNKVKNGEIMIFDMSGKKLNSFKLDKENGSYELKVNYPPGTYLVHLKSETGIAIQKMIVK, encoded by the coding sequence TTGGACAGATCAACTATACGATTTCTCCTAATCCGTTTAATGAAACAGACGCTATTACCCTCACCGTTCCCGGTGATCAGATTGACGAAGCTGCCTGGGGAATAACCAATAATTCAGTTTATATCTGGTCCTGGTCTTTTGATACCAATTATCAGAACAGCCAGGATTGCCCTACTAACGGAAGCTGGAACAACTCCAATGATCTGAATAAGCTTAATTATAATGCTGCAACAGATACTTACTCCCTTACATTCACACCAACAGCCTTTTTCGGGAGAACGGGAATCGGAAGGTTTGGATTTTTATTAAAGGACAAAACCGGAGCCCATAAGACTTCACCGGATATCTTCGTTAATGTAGGGATCCTGAATGTAAGTTTAACGAACCCTGCGGCCAACAGCCTTACAACAGTTCCTGTTGGAAATTCAATTAATATTACAGCAACAACAAATGTTAATGCTACTTTTCAGCTTAAGGCAAACGGAACAGTAGTAAATTCTACTTCTACACCATCTCAGTCTTATTCTTATAATTATACGGTTTCACAGGATGCCAATATGGAACTGATTGCCACAGAGGGAAGCAACTCTAAAAATTTAGCATTTATTCTGCAGATTCCACGAAATGTAGTTTCAGAACCGGTTCCGAATTGGATTAAGCAGGGAATCAATTATGATCCTACAGATCCTACTAAGATTGGGCTTGCCTTGTATGCTCCTCATAAAAATTTTGTTCACGTCATCGGAAGCTTCAATAACTGGACAGTAAATGACACTTATCTGATGAAAAAAGATACTACGAATCCGGATCTCTATTGGATAGAACTGAATGGATTAACTCCGCAGCAGCTATATACATTTCAATACAGAACTAATGATCTGAGAAAAGTGGCTGATCCTTATTCGCCTCAGATTTTATCTTCTTATGATGACCAATGGATTTCCTCTTCCACTTACCCGAATCTTCCTGCATTTCCGGCCGGGCAGGGTTTTGAGGTTTCAACATTCAAAACAGGGCAAACTCCTTACAATTGGCAGGTAACTAATTTCCAGAGACCTGCAAAAGAAGATCTTGTGGTATATGAACTTTTGTTAAGAGATTTTACACAGGAGAAAAACTGGCAGTCTTTGATCAATAAAATTTCTTATTTAAAAAATCTGAAGATCAATGCTATTGAGTTACTGCCCATCATGGAGTTTGACGGAAACCTTTCCTGGGGATATAATACATCTTTCCATTATGCTTTAGATAAGGCCTATGGAACCCCTGAAAAATTTAAAGAATTTGTTGATCTGTGCCATCAGAATGGTATTGCTGTTATTTTAGATGTAGCTTTTAACCATGCAACAGGACGTTCTCCTCTGGTACGGCTTTGGAATATTGATCCCGATGGAGATGGTTATGGAGATGTAGCTCCGGATAATCCTTATTTCAATCAGGTTCCTAAACATTCATACAATGTGTTTAATGATTTTAACCATTCCAGCCTTTCAACTCAATATTACGTTGAAAGGTGCCTGCAGCAATGGCTGAAAGAGTATCGAATTGACGGTTTCCGTTGGGATTTGACAAAAGGATTCACACAAAACTGTTCTGAAAATGATGAAAACTGTACCAATGCTTATCAGCAGGACAGGGTAGACATTCTGAAGCAGTATGCAGACAAACAATGGGCGCTGGATCCGGATTCTTATATGATCTTTGAACACCTCGGAACTGATGCCGAAGAGCAGCAATGGGCAAATTACAGAGTAGCAGAAGGCAAAGGAGTGATGCTTTGGAATAAACAGACAGAGCCTTACAATCAGAATACAATGGGGTATAAGGAAAACAGTAACTATGACCGTATGAATCACAGCCTTCATGGATTTACCGGAATGCGTGCTGTAGGATATGGTGAAAGCCATGATGAAGAAAGACTGATGTTTAAAAACCTTGCGTATGGAGCTGTTAATGGAAGTTATAGCGTAAAGAATCTGAATACAGCGTTGGAAAGAATGAAAACATTTGGTGCTACATTCTTTACCATTCCCGGTCCGAAAATGATCTGGCAGTTTGGGGAGCTGGGTTACGATTTCAGTATCAACAGATGTGCAGATGGAAGCATCAACAACGGCTGCAGAACCGATGAAAAACCTGTAGCTTTTACATTAGGATATGATATTGATGCCAGCAGAAAGGCTGTTTATGATACATGGGCAAAAATTATTGATATCAGAAATACCAATCCGGTATTCAAGTCAAAGACTTACACCATAGAATCAAACAACCTGGCCAACGATCCTGATGGATTGGTTACAAGAATTTATGTATATGACAGTACAATCAACGGAATGAAAAACGTTGTCGTTCTTGCAAATTATTCTACTTCTGCCCAAAATGTTGTGCCTTATTTCCCTTACACTGGCCAATGGAAAAATCTGATGGATGATACGGTAACTAATATTAGCTCTACTATTGCTCCGATTACCTTACAACCGGGAGAATTCAGGATTTTCGGAAATTTTGCCGGAGCTTTGTCTGTTTCAGATGTAAATGCAGGAAATAAATTATCTCTTCAGATTTCAGACAATCCCATAAAAAACGGTGCTGTAAAACTGATTTTTAATAAAGTAAAAAACGGGGAAATTATGATCTTCGATATGAGCGGTAAAAAACTGAATTCATTTAAACTGGATAAAGAAAACGGAAGCTACGAACTGAAGGTAAATTATCCACCGGGAACTTATCTGGTGCATCTGAAATCCGAAACCGGAATAGCTATCCAGAAGATGATCGTAAAATAA